The following DNA comes from Kaistia sp. 32K.
AACGGGGACGACTGGAGCGCCGCCGTCGGCGCCAGCCGCACCGGCCTGCGCGAGGTCGTCAAGGTGCTGGCCGGCAAGGGCATGGTCGAAATGCGGCCGCGGACGGGAACGCGGGTCCGGCCGCGCAAGGACTGGAACTTTCTTGATCCCGACGTGCTGCTCTGGCGCTTCGGCGCGCGGACGACGGTCGAGGACGCGCGCTCGCTGTTCGAGCTGCGCCGGGCGATCGAGCCGATGGCCGGCGCCCTGGCGGCGGAACGCGCGACGCCAGGGCAGATCGCCGAGTTGCGCGACATTCTCGCCGAGATGGAGGCGGCCGGCGCCGACAGCGAGCGCTTCGCCGTGCCGGATCTCGCCTTCCACCAGGCGATCCTGCACATGTCGGGCAACGAACTGATCGGCTCGCTGTCCGCCCTGATCGAGACCGCGCTGGTGATCAGCTTCCGCCTGACCGACGACAATCCGGCCGGGCAGCTTCATTCGCTCGGGCTGCATCAGCAGATCGTCGAATTCATCGAGAAGCGCGACCCCGCCGCCACCAGCCGGGCCCTGATCGCCCTGCTCGACGGCGCGGAGGCGGATGTCCGCGTCTCGCTCGCGGCGCGGCAGGGACGTCAAGCCTAGGCAGTCTTTGCCTCCTCGCACACCTTGAGACCTCGAATGAACAGCCACGAGATCGCGCGACGTCACGCCTTCGCCGAGGAGATCGCGCGCGAGGCGGGCGCCATAGCGCGTCGCGCCTTCCGGTCCGGCGACAGCATTCGCGCCATGGAGAAGGGCGCGCATGACCTGCTCACGGAGACCGACCTCGACATCGACCGCTTCCTGATCGGCCGGCTGCGCGAGGTCTTTCCCGAGGATGGCATTTTGACGGAAGAGTCCGGCGGCGGCTCGGCTGGGAATCTCTGGGTCATCGACCCCATTGACGGCACAATGAACTTCGCGCGCCGGATCCCGCATTTCGCCGTCTCGATCGCCTTCCATGCGGAGGGGAAGACCGAAAGCGGCGTCGTCTACAACCCGATCCTCGACGAGATGTTCACGGCGCGGCGCGGCTTCGGGGCCTTCTGCAACGGGCAGAAGATGCGGGTCCGCCCGACCCGGGATGCGACCGACGCCGTCATCGATGCCGGCTATTCGTCGAAGCGTCCGCTGTCCGACTATATCGCGCTGGTCAGTCGGCTGCTGGAGGGCGGCTTCGCCTTCGTGCAGAACGGCTCGGCCGCGATCGGTCTGGCCCAGGTCGCCTGCGGCCGGATCGACGGCTACGCGGAGCTGTTCCTGCACAGCTGGGACGTGCTGGCCGGCCTGCTGCTGGTCGAGGAGGCTGGCGGCTGGACGAGCGATTTCACCGCCGGCGACGGCCTGCTGCGGGGCAATCCGGTTCTGGCCGGCACGCCGGCGATCCGGGAGGCGTTGCAGCGCATCCTGCCGCTGGACGACCTTCTTCGGACGGACTAGGCGAGCTATTCGCTCGCGGCCTGGGTCAACTTGCCGATGTGGGCCTGGACCAGCCGGGCGACGTCGTCGGCGTGGGTGATGGCGAGGTCGTGATCGGCGCCGGGCAGGACGTGCAACTCGGCATCGGGCAGCAGGCCGAGAAGCCGCTCGCCGATCGCGACCGGGCTGATCGGGTCGCTGTCGCCCCAGATCAGCAACGTCGGTGCGGAAACCTCGGCAAGCCGCGTCGTGAGATCCTCGGTCGGCCCCGCGATCCAGTCGGCGGCCTGCGGAAAGCTCGCTTGGTAGCTCGCGCGCCAGTCGCTGGCGCCGAGTTCCCGCATCGGCACGCCGGCCGAGGTCACCGCGAGCACGATGCCGCGGACCCGCTCCGGCGCCGCCAGCGCCACCTGCATGGCGACATAGCCGCCCATCGATTGCGCGACCAGCACCGAGGGTTCGGTCAGCGCATCGAGCACCCTGGCGACGAGGTCGTCGATGCTCCGGACATCCGGGTCATGCGGTTCGTTGCCGAGGCCCGGCCAGGCGAAGAACACGGCGGGTTCGTCGAGATCGAGCCGCTCGGCCACCGCGCTCCAGAAGCTCGCGCTGCCGCCGGCGCCGGGAAGAAAGAGGATGGTCATCGCATTTCCGCAGAACGAGAGGGCGGTCGGGATCGGCGCCGGGGCGATTTTGCCTATGGGGCAGGGGGGACGATGCCAGCGCGAGGCGTGCGGCTCAAGGCTCAAGGATCCAGCATGTCCTCGACTGCAAAATCCACGAACACCCGGAGCTTTGGCGACAGATTGCGGCTCGAAGGCCAGAGCACGTTCAGCAGCGTCGTATCCGGCAGGAAGTCGTCGAGGACCGAGACGAGGGTGCCGGCCCGCAATTGCCGGCGCACCGCGAGGTCCGGAATGCAGGCGAGGCCGAGCCCCTGTTCAGCTAGCGAAATCTGCGGCTCCAGCGTGTTCATCACGACGCTGTTCTGGATCGGGACGTCGACCAGCTCGCCGTCGCGACGCAGCGGCCAGCGGTCGAGCTTGCCGGTGGTGGCGTAGCGGTAGAGCAGGCCGGCGTGACCGGCGAGATCCTCCGGCTGTTTCGGAAAGCCCGTCTGCTCGAAATAGGCCGGCGAGCCGACCAGAACCTTGCGATAGCTGCCGATCCGCCGGACCATCAGGCGCGAATCCGCCGGTTCGCCCGTGCGGATGACGGCGTCGAAGCCTTCGTCGATCACGTCGACGAGCCGGTCGCTGAAATCGAGCTCCATCTCGATGCGCGGGAAATGGCGCTTGAAGGCGGCGAATTTCGGCATGAACAGGATGCCCATCGAGGGCATGCTGACCCGGAGCTTGCCCTGCGGTTCGGTCTGGGTCTGCGTCAGCTCCGTCTCGGCCGCCTCCATCTCGCACAGGATGCGCCGGCAGCGCTCGAGAAAGCACGAACCCTCGGCCGTCAGCGTGATGGTGCGCGTCGAACGGTGGAACAGGCGAACGCCGAGCCGCTCCTCCAGCCGGCCGACCGCCTTGCTGACGGCGGAAGGGGAGACGCCGAGCTTGCGCCCGGCTTCCGTGAAGCCACGGGCATCGGCGGCCTGAACGAAGGCGCTGAGCGCTCCGAGACTATCCATGCTGCTCTCCGATGGCCGACATTCTTGTCCGAAGTGTTGTGAATTGTAGCCTGTTTGTCGGGAGGAGGCGACCCTCTAGCTTTTCTCCGAACCGGGTCCGATCGCGCCCCGCGCCTCCCGGCGGCGCCGTCTCCGGCCCTTCAGGCTTTGAAAGAAGCAGACATCATGACCTCGACTTCTCCCCTCGACGCCCTGCTGGAGGGCCATGCCGCCGTCCGGCCCGAGCCCTTGCCGATCGCCGGATTGCTGGCGCTGGCCATGGCCGGTTTCATCACGCTCCTGACGGAAGTGCTGCCGGCCGGACTGCTGCCGCGCATGAGCGCCAGCCTCGCCGTCTCGGAAAGCATGGCCGGCCAGCTGATCACGGTCTATGCGCTGGGCTCGCTTCTGACCGCGATCCCGCTTGTCGCCGCGACGCAGGGGCTTCGCCGCCGGCGCCTGCTCCTGCTGGCGATCGGCGGTTTCGCCGTGACCAACACGGTGACGGCGATCTCGGACCACTACGTCCTGACGCTCGCCGCGCGCTTCTTCGCCGGCGTTTCCGGCGGCCTGGTCTGGGCGCTGCTCGCGAGTTACGCCGCGCGCATGGTGCCGTCGCACCTCGCGGGCCGGGCGATCGCCATCAGCGGCATCGGCGCACCGCTCGCCTTCTCGGTCGGCGTTCCCGCCGGAACGTTTCTCGGCGGCGTAGTCGGCTGGCGGCTCGCCTTCGGCATCATGAGCG
Coding sequences within:
- a CDS encoding FadR/GntR family transcriptional regulator — translated: MRPHQEGSSRSGLHARLLNEIGLSIVRGDLVPGDQLPNGDDWSAAVGASRTGLREVVKVLAGKGMVEMRPRTGTRVRPRKDWNFLDPDVLLWRFGARTTVEDARSLFELRRAIEPMAGALAAERATPGQIAELRDILAEMEAAGADSERFAVPDLAFHQAILHMSGNELIGSLSALIETALVISFRLTDDNPAGQLHSLGLHQQIVEFIEKRDPAATSRALIALLDGAEADVRVSLAARQGRQA
- a CDS encoding alpha/beta fold hydrolase, translated to MTILFLPGAGGSASFWSAVAERLDLDEPAVFFAWPGLGNEPHDPDVRSIDDLVARVLDALTEPSVLVAQSMGGYVAMQVALAAPERVRGIVLAVTSAGVPMRELGASDWRASYQASFPQAADWIAGPTEDLTTRLAEVSAPTLLIWGDSDPISPVAIGERLLGLLPDAELHVLPGADHDLAITHADDVARLVQAHIGKLTQAASE
- a CDS encoding LysR family transcriptional regulator — translated: MDSLGALSAFVQAADARGFTEAGRKLGVSPSAVSKAVGRLEERLGVRLFHRSTRTITLTAEGSCFLERCRRILCEMEAAETELTQTQTEPQGKLRVSMPSMGILFMPKFAAFKRHFPRIEMELDFSDRLVDVIDEGFDAVIRTGEPADSRLMVRRIGSYRKVLVGSPAYFEQTGFPKQPEDLAGHAGLLYRYATTGKLDRWPLRRDGELVDVPIQNSVVMNTLEPQISLAEQGLGLACIPDLAVRRQLRAGTLVSVLDDFLPDTTLLNVLWPSSRNLSPKLRVFVDFAVEDMLDP
- a CDS encoding inositol monophosphatase family protein; this encodes MNSHEIARRHAFAEEIAREAGAIARRAFRSGDSIRAMEKGAHDLLTETDLDIDRFLIGRLREVFPEDGILTEESGGGSAGNLWVIDPIDGTMNFARRIPHFAVSIAFHAEGKTESGVVYNPILDEMFTARRGFGAFCNGQKMRVRPTRDATDAVIDAGYSSKRPLSDYIALVSRLLEGGFAFVQNGSAAIGLAQVACGRIDGYAELFLHSWDVLAGLLLVEEAGGWTSDFTAGDGLLRGNPVLAGTPAIREALQRILPLDDLLRTD